A window of the Microbulbifer aggregans genome harbors these coding sequences:
- the rsmH gene encoding 16S rRNA (cytosine(1402)-N(4))-methyltransferase RsmH, whose translation MSQELHRSVLLREAVDALVTDPGGFYIDGTFGRGGHSAAILERLNESGRLLAIDKDPEAVAYGNERFAGDPRLSIWHGSFADMDRAAEDEAGRVTGILLDLGVSSPQLDQAQRGFSFMQDGPLDMRMDTTRGISAAEWVNTESESELARVFKEYGEERFARRMAGAIVRRRAERPFERTLDLAEVVKEANPAWEKGKHPATRVFQAIRIHVNGELDDLRQALEKSIELLAPGGHLVVISFHSLEDRMVKRFIREKERGPAIPRGLPVMDSQIKKTLRSVGKAVKAEAEELGENVRSRSAVMRVAEKLGMERAA comes from the coding sequence TGCATCGCAGTGTGTTGTTGCGCGAGGCCGTGGACGCCCTGGTCACCGATCCGGGCGGTTTTTATATCGATGGCACCTTTGGCCGTGGTGGTCACAGCGCTGCGATCCTTGAGCGGTTGAATGAAAGTGGTCGCCTGCTGGCGATCGACAAGGATCCAGAGGCAGTGGCCTACGGCAATGAGCGTTTTGCCGGTGATCCGCGCCTTTCAATCTGGCACGGCTCTTTTGCCGATATGGACCGGGCTGCTGAGGATGAAGCAGGGCGCGTGACCGGCATTTTGCTGGACTTGGGGGTTTCTTCCCCCCAGTTGGACCAGGCCCAACGCGGTTTCAGCTTTATGCAGGATGGGCCGCTGGATATGCGCATGGACACGACCCGGGGTATCAGTGCCGCCGAGTGGGTCAATACCGAATCCGAGTCGGAATTGGCGCGAGTTTTCAAGGAGTATGGCGAAGAGCGCTTCGCTCGCCGTATGGCTGGGGCCATCGTGCGCCGACGCGCGGAGCGCCCCTTTGAGCGCACATTGGACCTGGCGGAGGTGGTCAAAGAGGCAAACCCCGCGTGGGAGAAGGGCAAGCACCCAGCCACGAGGGTATTTCAGGCCATTCGTATCCATGTGAACGGCGAGCTGGACGACTTGCGCCAGGCGCTGGAAAAGTCGATTGAGCTGCTGGCACCCGGCGGGCATCTGGTGGTGATCAGCTTCCACTCGCTGGAAGACCGGATGGTGAAACGATTTATCCGTGAGAAAGAACGCGGACCGGCGATACCCAGGGGGCTTCCGGTAATGGACAGCCAGATCAAAAAGACGCTGCGGTCAGTCGGCAAGGCTGTCAAAGCCGAGGCCGAGGAACTGGGTGAAAACGTCCGTTCACGCAGTGCGGTAATGCGCGTGGCTGAGAAGCTGGGTATGGAGCGGGCAGCGTGA